Part of the Thermincola ferriacetica genome, GGAACTCCCTGCCTGCCCGGCTGCGGTTTTGCGGGCGCAGTCGCTCCCAAACGGTAGACGGAGAACCCTGCCCACCCCCCCTTTTTTTGCCGCTTGGCGTTCTACGCTGAAATAACTGTCACTTTAAGAAAAACAGAAAATACCGCTATGGAGGTAAAACAGTAAGTTGCGACCTGGTGGAGGGCGGATAGAGTAACCTTGGAGCATGGACTGTTTTACCTCCATAGCGGCAACCGCAGCTTCGGCCTGGTTTTGCAGCACAAAGCTCCGGGGTAGCCCAGTCACCCCACCCACCCCTCCAAAAAAAACCGGCGGATTAAACCAGAGCTCCGCTCCGGAAAACATTTAACCTCCCCAAATTTATCAGAATGACTTTTGGCAACAGCCTGGGGGCTGCCTTTTAGGCAGTCCTTTGCGGTTTTGGAGGAATTTGACACGAAATGTCGAAACAGTATATTGGTATAAGCGGAATAACTTGCCAGTAGATGAGCGATACCTTGATAGTCCGTGCTTATTTTTGTTTATACAGTGGCCTTGATTTAAAAAGAAAACAGGGGTGGTTTGTATGGTTAAAGATATCCATGTGCCTCTTTTTAACCTGGTGATGTGTGTTTCCGGGGCCATCGACCTGGTAAGTCCCGCGCTTGTTGGCCACCATAAAAGGGTTGCCTATATAGCCAAAAGCATTGCCAGAGAAGCAGGAATAAGCAGTGAAGAACAAAACAATGTAGTGTTGGCCGGGCTTCTTCATGACAGTGGTGCATTAAGCGTAAAAGAACGGCTTGACGCTCTGGAATTCGAAACAAATAATGCTCAAAGCCATGCTCATACCGGATATTTGCTGTTGAGCAAGTTTGCGCCTTTTCAAGAGGCCGCCTTGTTGGTGAAGGACCACCATACTCCCTGGGCCCAGGGGACTCTACAGGAGGAAGTACCATTGGGGAGCCAAATAATCCACCTGGCAGACCGCATAGAAGTCCTTATCAACAGGAAACGGGAGATACTTGGTCAAGTCAAGGATATTTGTGCGCAAATACAAAAACAGTCGGGGCACCTGTTTTCCCCTGATTTAGTAGAAGTTTTTATGGGACTGGCCAAAAAAGAATATTTTTGGTTTGAGGCTTTATCCCCTGCATTGGAGACAACTTTGCAAAACAGGGTCGGAATGGGGACGCTGGAATTAGATGATGACGGTCTGCTCAGTTTTGCCAAGATGCTCAGTCAAATTGTGGATTTCCGGAGTCCATTTACTGCCAGCCATTCCAGCGGGGTGGCGGCCAGTGCAGAGGCTTTGGCGAGATATGTTGGTTTCTCTGAACGTGAATGCAAAATGATGATGGTTGCCGGATATGTTCATGATTTAGGGAAACTGGCGGTACCTGCGCAGATTTTGGAAAAACCGGGCAGACTGGATGATAGAGAAATTGATATTATGCGCAGTCATGCCTTTTATACCCATTATGTGTTTGAGCCCTTACCAGACCTGGATATGATAAGAACATGGGCCGCTTTTCATCACGAAAGACTGGACGGAACAGGGTATCCTTTTCACCATTGCAGTGCAAACATATCCCTCGGCTCGCGTGTTATGGCAGTAGCTGATGTTTTTACGGCGCTCACGGAAGACCGGCCATACCGGGCAGGTTTGACCAGGGAGGAGGTAATGTCAATATTACGGAAAATGGTCGGAGAGCAAGCGCTGGATAGGCAGGTAGTAGCCACATTGGAAGCCCATTATGACGAAATCTACATGGTCAGGATTGAGGCCCAAAAGGCTGCAGATGCAGAATACCGAGCTTTCAAGGAAAAAGCTTAGGACTTTTTTTAGGCGAGCTCTGCAGAAGTTTATACTTTTTTTGCGCAGGCAGTAAAATTCCCCGACCGGTGATGAAAAATCAAGATAATTTCTTTCCGGCGGCAGCCCGGTTTTTGAGGATTTCGACAAAGGACTTTCGCTATAATAACCCCAGAGATTAAGCCTATAGGAGAAGGGGGTTTATAGTGGAATACAAATTTCATTATGGAGACAAAGAGGGCCAAAAATTAATGCTGGAACTCTTGATAGAAATGATGAAGGGATATCAGGAAGTAACTATACTTTGCATCGGAACGGACCGTGTTTCCGGGGACAGTCTCGGTCCATTGACCGGAACATTGATCAAGGAAGAGTATCCGTGGGCCCGTGTTTTTGGTACATTGGACACGCCTGTGCATGCGCTTAATCTGGAAGAAGTAACCCGTAAAATCAAGACCATGCATCCTTCTGCTTTGGTCATTGCTGTGGATGCCTGCCTGGGTCGGGCCAATAATGTAGATAATATCGTGTTGTGTGCAGAACCATTAAAGCCCGGCATCGGTGTGGATAAAGAATTGGCCCCTGTGGGAGACGTATCGGTAAAAGGGATAGTCAATGTGGGAGGGTTTATGCCTACGATGGTTTTACAAAGTACCCGTTTAAATTCTGTCTACAACATGGCAAAAATTATTGCCGGGACAATAGTCCAGGCTCTAGTGGCCCATAAGAATTTCAGGAACTTATACAAGCTTAAAGAAGCTTAAAGGTTGCAGTTTTATGTTATAAACATAATGATTATTATAACCGGCATGAACAAAGGGGTTTCCCAAAAGTTATGGGAGGCCCTTTTATAATGGTTTTTATAAGAATTTTAAAAAAACAAATTAGTAAAAATGTTAATTTTTTGTTTTTGAAATCGATAAATGAGAAGGAAATGCAAACCTTTTTGTAGAAATATGTCGGATATCAGAAAAAATTACCAGTTAATTAATGCCCAGGAAAGGCGGCCAAGTAGAATGCTAGTTAAGAAATTGCTGGGTAAATTACATCGGGTAAGCTTAAGAGGAAAAATACTTATTGCTTTTGTTGTTATTATGACTTTGTTTTTATATAGGGTAAGTTTTTCCACTAAATATTACATAGTGGAGAAACACGGGCAGGAGCAGGTAGGTACCATTTTACAGGGGGCGCATAACTATTTTTATGATAAGTTAGAAAATATGACGTACCTTTTTAGGACGATAACAACTGAAATGGAACTCCGAGATTACACCCCTGCACAAATGGCCAAGGTGAAAAACAAAGTCCAGGCCTGGCCAAGTGAAATTCGTCCTGATATTTTATTCTTCACCGATAAAGAGGGAAAAGTTATATATAGCAAGAACAATCCTGAACCGGTCAAAGATATTTATCAGCTTGACATTTTAAAACTAGCTACGATGCGTGGCGAAACAAGCGGAATTGAGGTTTTGGATAAGCAGCTTTTGGAAGCAGAAGGGGTGGCCGGGAATGCCTGTATAAATATAGTTCCAACCCAGCAAGCGACAAATTTGAACTACACCAAAGAATGCAAAGCGATGGCCATGATGGTGGTAGAACCCGTGCACAAAAATATGGGCATTGCCGGTTATGTGGTCTTGGGTAAAATTCTTAATAATAACAATACCATAGTGGACAATATCAAAAAAAATTTTGGTGCCCGGTCAACAATATTTCTTGATAAGGTCCGGATAGCGACCAATGTGACTAATGACCAGGGTGACCGTGCTACAGGTACTTTGTTATCAGACCCGGTTTATGACAAGGTGATTAAAAAGGGTAGTAAATATACAGGTCGGGCTTTTGTAGTCAACAACTGGTACGTGACGGCTTATGAACCTATTAAGGATGTTAACGGTAAAGTAGTAGGGGCGCTTTATGTTGGGACAGAGGAAAAACCTTTGCTCGAAATGCAGCAGTCAGTGAACAACCAGATAAGGGTTACTTTGGCTGTTGCTATAGTAGTGTTTGCGATAGCAATTTTATGGGTTTACAGATCAGTTGTTAAACCGATCCACAACATTTCTACCGGGGTTTTGCACATTGCCCGCGGGGATTTTGGAACAAGGTTTCCGACATCCCAGCCGAACAGGTGCTGGGAAATAATGGATTGTCAGCAGGAAGAATGCCCGGCCTATAACAATGCCTTGATCAGGTGCTGGCTTTTATCGGATGCCTGGTGCCGGCATCAGGGCAATAATTGTGGAAAACCTGACTGCTGTTTACATTGCGATGTCTATAATATATACAGCGGTAACGAGTTAGACCGCCTTATCGATGCTGTGAATTTTATGGCTATGTTCATTGACGAACGTACAAAAGCAATGGAAGAGTTGAACAAACAACTGGAAGCCAATAACAAGGAATTAGCGGAACACCGGGATGAGTTGGAAAGTCAGAAAGAAAACTTATTGCAGTTGAACCGCCAACTGGAGGAATCGATGAAGGCGCTGGACCACAGTCAAAACATCATTTATGCCTTGGCCGTGGCCGTTGAGGCTAAAGACCCTTACACCCGGGGCCATTCTGAACGAGTTGCCGAGTATAGTATAAGGCTGGCTAAACGCCTTGGCATTAATGGTGATGACCTCGAACTTCTAAAAGGAGCTGCTCTTCTGCATGATATAGGCAAGATAGGTATCAGCGGCTCAATCTTGAGAAAACCAGGGGCCTTAAATGCGTTGGAATTCCAGCAGGTTAGAAAACACCCTTCCATAGGAGAACGTATCTGTCTTTCTCTGAAGTTTGCCCAGGAAATGTTGCCGATAATCAGACACCATCACGAGCATTACAACGGACAAGGCTACCCCGATGGGCTTAAAGGTGAACATATTCCTTTGATGGCGCGAATTATTGCTATCGCCGATGCTTATGACGCCATGACTTCCGACCGGCCATACCGGTCCGGCATGCCCCGGGAAGAAGCGTTGCGGCGTTTAAGAGAAGGCGCCGGCACCCAGTGGGATCCGAAATTGGTCCCCGAATTTATTAATCTGGTACAAAATGAGTTTGTAGAAGAAGTAGCAGTTTCCAAAGAAAATGGACAGTTCCTGAGGTGATGAGGAGCCTGGCTTAAGCCAGGCTCTTTTTTCGTGGCGGTGAATTTTGTGGTTGGGGCTCGCGTAGTAATAAGTAAGCTGAATATTAATCGAAGGAGAGGGGTTAGGGGTGTTTGTACCGCGCAGGAATATTTACTTATTCTTTTGTCTGGTTAGCTGTTTTGTGTTGCTGGGGGTACGCAGCTTATTTTTGCTTGACGACACGGCCCCAGGTTTTCCTGGGGGCCAACCGGCAAAGGGACCGGAGTCTTTTAAAATATATATAACAGGGAAAGGTACGGTCACGGGGATAAAAACCGGCGGGTTAGGATTGGCCGTTTATGCGGTAGAAAAGATTCCCAGGTATCAAGGGCAGTTGTACAGGATTGGTTTAGTTGTGCTTAATACAACGGAAAAACCTAAAGAGTTAGATTTCAATGTAGCTTTGGTGAACAGTCAGGGTAGGGAAATTTTTTTGGAAAAGGAGTATCAAACGCCGGTGACGGTAGCGCCGCGGGAAGTTTCTCCGGGAACGATAGAAATAGAAGTTCCCGACCGGAAAAACGATTGGCACATGGA contains:
- a CDS encoding HD-GYP domain-containing protein, which translates into the protein MVKDIHVPLFNLVMCVSGAIDLVSPALVGHHKRVAYIAKSIAREAGISSEEQNNVVLAGLLHDSGALSVKERLDALEFETNNAQSHAHTGYLLLSKFAPFQEAALLVKDHHTPWAQGTLQEEVPLGSQIIHLADRIEVLINRKREILGQVKDICAQIQKQSGHLFSPDLVEVFMGLAKKEYFWFEALSPALETTLQNRVGMGTLELDDDGLLSFAKMLSQIVDFRSPFTASHSSGVAASAEALARYVGFSERECKMMMVAGYVHDLGKLAVPAQILEKPGRLDDREIDIMRSHAFYTHYVFEPLPDLDMIRTWAAFHHERLDGTGYPFHHCSANISLGSRVMAVADVFTALTEDRPYRAGLTREEVMSILRKMVGEQALDRQVVATLEAHYDEIYMVRIEAQKAADAEYRAFKEKA
- the yyaC gene encoding spore protease YyaC, whose product is MEYKFHYGDKEGQKLMLELLIEMMKGYQEVTILCIGTDRVSGDSLGPLTGTLIKEEYPWARVFGTLDTPVHALNLEEVTRKIKTMHPSALVIAVDACLGRANNVDNIVLCAEPLKPGIGVDKELAPVGDVSVKGIVNVGGFMPTMVLQSTRLNSVYNMAKIIAGTIVQALVAHKNFRNLYKLKEA
- a CDS encoding cache domain-containing protein; the protein is MLVKKLLGKLHRVSLRGKILIAFVVIMTLFLYRVSFSTKYYIVEKHGQEQVGTILQGAHNYFYDKLENMTYLFRTITTEMELRDYTPAQMAKVKNKVQAWPSEIRPDILFFTDKEGKVIYSKNNPEPVKDIYQLDILKLATMRGETSGIEVLDKQLLEAEGVAGNACINIVPTQQATNLNYTKECKAMAMMVVEPVHKNMGIAGYVVLGKILNNNNTIVDNIKKNFGARSTIFLDKVRIATNVTNDQGDRATGTLLSDPVYDKVIKKGSKYTGRAFVVNNWYVTAYEPIKDVNGKVVGALYVGTEEKPLLEMQQSVNNQIRVTLAVAIVVFAIAILWVYRSVVKPIHNISTGVLHIARGDFGTRFPTSQPNRCWEIMDCQQEECPAYNNALIRCWLLSDAWCRHQGNNCGKPDCCLHCDVYNIYSGNELDRLIDAVNFMAMFIDERTKAMEELNKQLEANNKELAEHRDELESQKENLLQLNRQLEESMKALDHSQNIIYALAVAVEAKDPYTRGHSERVAEYSIRLAKRLGINGDDLELLKGAALLHDIGKIGISGSILRKPGALNALEFQQVRKHPSIGERICLSLKFAQEMLPIIRHHHEHYNGQGYPDGLKGEHIPLMARIIAIADAYDAMTSDRPYRSGMPREEALRRLREGAGTQWDPKLVPEFINLVQNEFVEEVAVSKENGQFLR